Proteins from one Ranitomeya variabilis isolate aRanVar5 chromosome 1, aRanVar5.hap1, whole genome shotgun sequence genomic window:
- the LOC143793437 gene encoding uncharacterized protein LOC143793437, producing the protein MQSHSGHCSCDPEPQLLVVTKDFNLKIGPVPKAYLDDFNARTPVCGKVNNISKIACSPDGSLFCVRDGDLYTGPLSSNKDTDWFCAARRVGKCGWDEFKIIFFHPNGTFYGATCNGDLYKGPKPDNENVCWRDCVATRIGCGNWNQYEALFFHPNGTLYAVCKDDSFVKGNPPTAPGNWLASTTKVGTGGWLRLTHFMAFSPDGNLWSVDKNDGKIYKKSPPVHANDNYVGFAENLGFNYNIYKFLCFR; encoded by the exons ATGCAGTCTCACAGCGGTCACTGCTCCTGTGATCCCG AGCCTCAGCTGCTGGTGGTCACTAAAGACTTCAATCTGAAGATCGGACCTGTTCCGAAAGCCTATCTTGATGATTTTAATGCAAGAACGCCGGTGTGTGGGAAAGTGAATAATATCAGTAAGATTGCCTGCAGTCCTGATGGCTCCCTGTTCTGTGTCCGGGATGGAGATCTGTACACGGGGCCACTGTCTTCCAATAAAGACACCGACTGGTTTTGTGCTGCCAGAAGAGTCGGGAAATGTGGATGGGATGAATTTAAGATCATTTTCTTCCATCCGAATGGAACTTTCTATGGAGCAACATGTAATGGAGACTTGTACAAGGGTCCGAAGCCTGACAACGAAAACGTATGCTGGCGCGACTGTGTAGCCACCAGAATCGGGTGTGGAAACTGGAACCAGTACGAAGCTCTGTTCTTCCACCCAAATGGCACTCTGTATGCTGTGTGCAAAGATGACAGCTTCGTGAAGGGAAATCCACCCACCGCACCCGGGAATTGGCTGGCGTCAACCACTAAAGTTGGCACAGGAGGCTGGCTGAGACTCACCCACTTCATGGCTTTCAGTCCTGATGGGAATCTGTGGAGTGTAGATAAGAATGATGGAAAGATCTATAAAAAGTCACCTCCAGTTCATGCAAATGACAATTATGTGGGTTTTGCTGAAAATTTGGGATTTAACTATAACATTTATAAATTTCTTTGTTTTAGATAA